A stretch of DNA from Asticcacaulis sp.:
ATACGATCATTCCGCGGTCACCGTTGCGCACGGCGAGGTGGCAGGACTGTTCGATTCGGTAGGAAAGCTCGCGCATGAACGGGGCCGCCGTCTGAACCAGATCGTCGACGGGCGTGGCCTTGAAGCCCATTTCCAGCAGACGCAAGGTCACGCGAAACCGGTCGCCGGCATGGCGTTTGATCCAGCCTTGTCTTTCCATGACCATGATAACACGAAAGATTTCGCTGACAGACAGGCCCAGCTTGCCAGCCATTTCGGTGATGGTCAGGCCACCGGGAAATTCGGAAAGGAGCTCCAGAATTGTGAAGCCCTTTTCAAGGGCGGGCGCGCTGTATACCGGTGACTTGCGGGTTTTTTCATCAGGATCTTGCGAAGAAACGGCCATTGGGTAGTCAGGCTTTCAATTCGATGGATTTTGGCGCGTCATGCGACAAATTATCGCCGACCTTATGGCGCGTCTGCAGGAAAAGATCAAATAAGCCGTGAAACAGCCAGGTTCTTATCACTCGGCTCTTCGCTACGGGCGCTGGCCATTTGGGCTTTCGTGGCCACGAGCGGTTTGTTATGTTTGCAGCGCCTCCCCGATTTGTAATGAAAGGCCGACCCGAAAGGGCGACCGACGCCGCAGGCGCCCTAAAGGGATAAGTATTGCAAAAACAACGTGCATCAATCTCTTCGAGTGCCTCAATTAAAATCAGTAACCTGAACGAAAATGACGGTGCAATTGCACCACTTTTTTCGTTTGTAAACCGCTGTAGCGGCGTCTCAAATTTGCAGCATTATTGCCGATTTTGAAAATTATTATGTTTTATCAATCGAATAATGGCGAAAAAATAGTTTGGGCCTCGCAGGCTAGGGAAGGGTCGACAAGCGCTGCCGCATGATTATTGGTTTCCTGTAATGATCATTATCGGGTGATCAGCCGAAGCCGGCGCTCCGGAGATATCCGGAGCGCTTTTACCTGGTTAGCAGAAAACCAATTGACGATCGCGACACAGCTTTATTTCTTGCCGGCGGCCGTGAGGGAGGGCGTCGAGAATATCCGCATCCTTGACGGCGAGGGTGGTTCGATCGATCAGGCTGCCGGTGTCCCAGAGGAACGGCACCACGCCATTAGCCAGCGCCTGTTGGGTCACGTACTTGTTCCAGTAGGTCACTGAGGCATTGTGTTTCGGCAGGTCGAGCGGCGTGGTTTTGCGCCAGGCGCCATACTCGCCCATGATAACGGGGATGCCCTGGTCAACGAAATGCGTTTTCATCGCCAGCATCTGCTGATCGACATAGTCTTCCTCGCCCCAGGTCGCATTGCGGTCGGGCTCGATGGTCGAATGGTTATCCTTACCCCAGTAATAGAACATCTTGCCCCAGGACTGATCCTCGCTGATGATGGCGAACTGTGAGGGGGTATAGTAGTGGATTTCGAACATAAGACGGTTTGCCACAGTATCCGTCGGCATGTTCGTCCACAGCGAAACCGCATATTCCGTACTGGTGCTGGGTGACTGAACGACTATGGTGCGGTAGGCATTCCGGCCGCCTGTGGAGCGGACCGCGTCGATACAGGCCTGATGATAGGTCATCAGCGCATCCATCTGCGCCACCTTGTCGGCGGCGGGTTCGTTCGCGCTGGCAAGCACCAGGCGCTCGTCGAAATCGCGCAGATGGGTAGCGATCTGCTCCCAGAAGGCTTTTTGCTTGGCCGAGACGGCCGCCTTACTGGCGTCGTCGATATGGCTCTCCAGCCAGCCGCCATCCCAGTGTATGTTCAGCACGACATAAAGATCGGCATTCATACAGTATTGCACGACCGTCTTCACCCGATCGAGCCAGGTGGCAGAAATCTTGGCGGTGGTCTGGTCGGCATACTGGTCCCATGCGCAAGGCAGGCGAATGGCATCGAAGCCCAGTGATTTGTACTTATTCACCAGATCCTGGGTAATCATCGGGTTACCCCAGGCGGTTTCACCGCCAATGGCTTCCATCGTATTGCCGATGTTGATGGCCAGTTTGATTTTGCTGGAAATCTGAGCCGCGGTGCTGGTCATGCCGGTGGAATCCGCGGCCAGCGAGCTCGTATTGTAATCCGGGTAAAGGCCTGCGGATGATGAACTCGAAGAAGATGAGGAGGACGAGGAAGACGACGACGACGACGAAGATCCGCCACCCGACGAGCTGCCAGAAGAACCGCCAGACGAGCCAGATGACCCGGAGCCTCCGCCGCCGCACGCGCTGCATGTGCCGGCGATGGCCACTGTCGACAAAAGAAATGCACGCCTGCCAAGTATCATTTGGTTTCCTCGATATTTTTGTTGTGCGTTTGATCAGAAAGCTGAACGCATGGGGTTACGGTTAATTTGTCAGTAAAATATTATTTTGCAAATAAAATATTTACTGTCGCCCACTTCTTTTAAAAGTGATGCCGTTTTGTCGTACTTTTTGCCTATTGCACCAGGTCAACACCATAGGGCCCCAAATGTATCTCCCTGTTCCAGGTCGTATGTGTAACGAGCCCTGTTTTCTGACCGGAAATCGGCACGACCTTATCGGTGGTGGTTGTGTTTACATACAGGGTCCGGCCGTTCACCTCACGGGCATAGACCCCTTCGGGTGTTTTAGGCCCGACGGCGATTTTCAGGTCGGCATACAGGCTTTCGTATAACGGCGCCATGACCGACGTCTGAGCGGGCGTGGCCACATAGATCGCACGGCCCTTGCCGTAGGTGTTCACGGTTATGACGGGCGGCGATCCCTCAACATTTGAAAACCGGGCTATGACTTTTGCGGTCGATGGTTCGAGCACTTCGTAGAAATTGATCGTGGTGCTGAAATCCGTGTCGCCAATCCGGCCGGTCAGCGGCGTGTCGGTGCGATAAAATGCATTTGTTTTCAGGCCGAAGACATCGGAAAGCCTACCCGGCAAGGGTGTGTCGTGCCATTGACCGGTGCCGTCGGCCTTGTCGGATAAGGCCGTCATCACAACCGTGCCACCATTGGCGACATAGGTGCGGATCGCGTCGGTCGCTTTTGGGTCCATCAGGTATTCGCCCGCCACGACCACAAGCTTGTATCGGCTCAAATCCTCGTGCGCGACATTGATCACCGCCACGTCGATATTGTCGTTATAAAGCGGCGCGAAGGCGTTGTGCTTCTGCGTCAGGTAGGGCGTGGTGTAGTAGGCGCGCACCGTATTGCTGGGACCGTTTGGATTGGAGGCGATGCGGGCGTCGAACGAGTAGTCGACAGCCACTTCAGGCGAAACCTGCCGGGGGAATCCAAGGGTTTGCATTGTGCGGAATTCCTGGGCGATGGCACCAAATTCATCAAGCTTCCAGGAAGGCGTGTCGTCGTGATCGATCAGTCCGAAGAGGGCCTGTTCCTCTCCGCCGAGATGACTGTTGAACGTCCAGGCGAGGACGGCTTGCCCGCCATTGAGGAGGCCAAAATAGGCCCACATGCGCGACCGGCCCTTGCTGCCGTAAAAACCACCGCCACCGGCCTGAAATTCGTTGAACCAGACGGGGGTAGTCAGGGCCCCGCGCATCATCGATGTCTCAAAGCCGCCGCTGATGGGGTCGCCGTTGTAATAGCCGTAGGCGCCGTAATTGACATATTGGCGATAGGTCGAGAGATAGTCGAAGCCCTTGCGATCGGAGCTGTCCCACAAATTGGAAATCGCCGGCTTTTCCGGTGCGTTACGCTGGCGAATGGCCTCCAGATCCTTGAGGGCGCCGATGGTCACATCCGACCAGTAACGATGCAGGTCCAGGTAGCGTTCTGCCGGCCCCGGACCATCACCATAGGGCAACTGAACCTCATCCCAGGCACTGATGCGTCTCGACCAGCGCTGTGTCGCCCAGGCCTTGTTGAGGCTGGGCAGGTCTCCGTAACGGGCCTTGAGCCAGGTAATGAAGCGTTGCCTGTCGGCCTCCGAATACGACATGAAGCCGTTGCCGATTTCGTTATCGAAACCGATGGCTATCACCGTGGGATCGGCGCCGTATCTTTTTGTCAGCGTATCGGCGAAATCGGTCACAAGGCGCCGGTAATCGGGATCGCTGATATTGTCCATATAGCGTTCGGCTGGGTTGAGCCGTGTGCCATTCTGCGCAACAAGATCGACCCCCGGATATTTTCGATGCAGCCATAAGGGTGCGGGCAGGCCGGGGATATCGAGGATAACGCGGATGCCATTGGCCTTCATCTCGGCCAGAACGGCGTCAAACGCCTTGAAATCGTAGACGCCTTCTTCGGGTTCAAAATAATCCCACGACAGGTCGCCCATGCGCACAATATTGAACCCGGCCTTCTTCATGAGCGCAATGTCACGGTGAATTTGCTCAGGACTCCGGTCGACGGGCTGATAGCAGGTGCCGACGAACAATTGTCCAGGGCCGGGCCAGCCGGAATGCTCTGCCGCCGCCTTCGCTTGAACCGTGCAGGGGATGGCTGTGGCGATCAGTAAGGACGCCATCAGGCTGTTCATGAATTTCATCTTTTCCCCTTTAGTTAAATATATTTGGCTTATTTGTATTATATATAAAGTTATAATTCAAATATAAATGCGATCATTCCAGATTTCTCAATGGGCTGCTTGACCGGGCGGGTTGCGCCAGCGCCGTATGGATCGCCAGGGTGCCGAAGGCGATGAGAAATGTGGAGGCGCTCGCCAGAAAGAAGGCCAGCCAACTGGGGTTCACATGCAGCGCGAAGGTATGCAGCCAGGTAACGGCGATACCCCATGCGAATGGCCCCGCGATCAGATTGGCGATCAGAAGCGGCCGCAGATAGGGTTTCAGCCGGAGCGCGATCAAATCGGCCTTGCTGGCGCCGAGCGCATTACGTATGGCAATTTCCTTGCGATCCGTCCTGTAAATGTGGATGGACAGACCGATCAGGCCGAATATGCAAACGGTCACGCCGATAACCGACAACAGTCCGAAGACATACCATTGCTGGTACATGTCAGCGTATTCGGCACGGACATATTCCGAATAGAACTGCCTTTCCAGCGGGCCGGCTCTTGGATAGGCCTGTTTCCAGATACGGTCGATCTGATCCAGAGTCTCTGCCTCGGTGCCTGGCACCAGTTTCACGCTCAGGCGACTAAAGAAGGCCGACTGATTATCGAAAATCATCGGCGGTGCGGGTTCGCGGACATCCGCCAGACGTATATTGTCGACTACGCCAATGACATGTGAGACAATATCACCAT
This window harbors:
- a CDS encoding glycoside hydrolase family 5 protein, whose protein sequence is MTSTAAQISSKIKLAINIGNTMEAIGGETAWGNPMITQDLVNKYKSLGFDAIRLPCAWDQYADQTTAKISATWLDRVKTVVQYCMNADLYVVLNIHWDGGWLESHIDDASKAAVSAKQKAFWEQIATHLRDFDERLVLASANEPAADKVAQMDALMTYHQACIDAVRSTGGRNAYRTIVVQSPSTSTEYAVSLWTNMPTDTVANRLMFEIHYYTPSQFAIISEDQSWGKMFYYWGKDNHSTIEPDRNATWGEEDYVDQQMLAMKTHFVDQGIPVIMGEYGAWRKTTPLDLPKHNASVTYWNKYVTQQALANGVVPFLWDTGSLIDRTTLAVKDADILDALPHGRRQEIKLCRDRQLVFC
- a CDS encoding beta-galactosidase; the protein is MKFMNSLMASLLIATAIPCTVQAKAAAEHSGWPGPGQLFVGTCYQPVDRSPEQIHRDIALMKKAGFNIVRMGDLSWDYFEPEEGVYDFKAFDAVLAEMKANGIRVILDIPGLPAPLWLHRKYPGVDLVAQNGTRLNPAERYMDNISDPDYRRLVTDFADTLTKRYGADPTVIAIGFDNEIGNGFMSYSEADRQRFITWLKARYGDLPSLNKAWATQRWSRRISAWDEVQLPYGDGPGPAERYLDLHRYWSDVTIGALKDLEAIRQRNAPEKPAISNLWDSSDRKGFDYLSTYRQYVNYGAYGYYNGDPISGGFETSMMRGALTTPVWFNEFQAGGGGFYGSKGRSRMWAYFGLLNGGQAVLAWTFNSHLGGEEQALFGLIDHDDTPSWKLDEFGAIAQEFRTMQTLGFPRQVSPEVAVDYSFDARIASNPNGPSNTVRAYYTTPYLTQKHNAFAPLYNDNIDVAVINVAHEDLSRYKLVVVAGEYLMDPKATDAIRTYVANGGTVVMTALSDKADGTGQWHDTPLPGRLSDVFGLKTNAFYRTDTPLTGRIGDTDFSTTINFYEVLEPSTAKVIARFSNVEGSPPVITVNTYGKGRAIYVATPAQTSVMAPLYESLYADLKIAVGPKTPEGVYAREVNGRTLYVNTTTTDKVVPISGQKTGLVTHTTWNREIHLGPYGVDLVQ